A single region of the Montipora capricornis isolate CH-2021 chromosome 13, ASM3666992v2, whole genome shotgun sequence genome encodes:
- the LOC138028872 gene encoding tyrosine-protein kinase receptor Tie-1-like isoform X1, producing the protein MRKSRGLNDTYYKNPDIKPETNLTSEQLMKFAWQVADGMSYLSSKKIIHRDLAARNVLVGEGEKCKVTDFGMARNVEQDDIYTRKSRGRLPVKWTAYEALLYRVYTTQSDVWSYGVLLYEIFTVGGSPYPDTNARLIADKIQEGYRMPKPRHVDNKLYEIMMKCWEKDPSDRPTFEKLRKTMKDMERNHKMYVNLSQYDTKLYANITDQE; encoded by the exons ATGAGAAAGAGCCGAGGACTGAACGACACTTACTATAAGAACCCGGATATAAAACCAGAGACCAATCTGACATCGGAACAGCTGATGAAATTCGCTTGGCAGGTTGCTGATGGGATGAGCTACTTGTCTTCGAAAAAG ATAATCCATCGGGACTTGGCAGCGAGAAATGTTCTTGTTGGTGAAGGAGAGAAGTGCAAAGTGACAGATTTTGGGATGGCGAGGAATGTGGAACAGGATGATATTTATACCAGAAAAAGTCGG GGCCGGTTGCCTGTTAAGTGGACTGCATATGAGGCCTTGCTTTACCGAGTATACACGACACAAAGTGACGT GTGGAGTTATGGCGTTCTTCTCTACGAAATCTTTACAGTAG GTGGATCTCCATACCCGGACACAAACGCTAGACTTATTGCGGATAAAATCCAGGAAGGATACAGAATGCCTAAGCCAAGACATGTGGATAACAAACT GTATGAAATCATGATGAAGTGTTGGGAAAAAGATCCAAGTGATCGACCTACATTTGAAAAGCTGAGGAAAACAATGAAGGATATGGAGAGGAATCACAAG ATGTACGTGAACCTCAGTCAGTACGACACAAAATTGTATGCTAATATAACtgatcaagagtga
- the LOC138028872 gene encoding tyrosine-protein kinase receptor Tie-1-like isoform X2 translates to MARCQIIHRDLAARNVLVGEGEKCKVTDFGMARNVEQDDIYTRKSRGRLPVKWTAYEALLYRVYTTQSDVWSYGVLLYEIFTVGGSPYPDTNARLIADKIQEGYRMPKPRHVDNKLYEIMMKCWEKDPSDRPTFEKLRKTMKDMERNHKMYVNLSQYDTKLYANITDQE, encoded by the exons ATGGCGCGTTGCCAG ATAATCCATCGGGACTTGGCAGCGAGAAATGTTCTTGTTGGTGAAGGAGAGAAGTGCAAAGTGACAGATTTTGGGATGGCGAGGAATGTGGAACAGGATGATATTTATACCAGAAAAAGTCGG GGCCGGTTGCCTGTTAAGTGGACTGCATATGAGGCCTTGCTTTACCGAGTATACACGACACAAAGTGACGT GTGGAGTTATGGCGTTCTTCTCTACGAAATCTTTACAGTAG GTGGATCTCCATACCCGGACACAAACGCTAGACTTATTGCGGATAAAATCCAGGAAGGATACAGAATGCCTAAGCCAAGACATGTGGATAACAAACT GTATGAAATCATGATGAAGTGTTGGGAAAAAGATCCAAGTGATCGACCTACATTTGAAAAGCTGAGGAAAACAATGAAGGATATGGAGAGGAATCACAAG ATGTACGTGAACCTCAGTCAGTACGACACAAAATTGTATGCTAATATAACtgatcaagagtga
- the LOC138029617 gene encoding TNF receptor-associated factor 3-like, with translation MSYFVGDVEFVSGTLDDCYKCVKCSQILHDPMQFPCGHRCCNECVNAMFAVENGDHGKCPRDLQTFRRKEVFPDVYARRELFEFKCFCSNKKRGCEWKGEYPRFREHYSVCAYADVNCVFSRHGCDAVVPKSELAHHIEKDCPFRLVDCEHCELEHRAKDSSDHLKECPRILVECPHGCNRDKFFRELLPEHEKSCPKMPTVCVFSNVGCNFRGPRESLDDHIGSNAPEHLILAGDFIGVVLARLELHQKTVDSCVEANKKHEERLSAQQTIATLNKTLFAHQEKMVRMEGSLRHLEKSLERLKKSEVDGGDVKKQLNLFDERLSIMGAEIEAMRGSRDPPRSSPSGSRETDRLDHHLRLHEIQIQDQAQAISHLENTSYDGTYVMKIDDVQRRFQDAISGKCTRIESPPFYTSRRGYRCQMSVYLNGDGEGHGTHMSIFLVMMRGDFDAILSWPFKQKVTFTLIDQEKNDDHLGSFRPRVSDTSWRRPCSTRNVGSGMPVFILHENLSSGGYIRDDTMYIRAQIDTVGLRNL, from the exons ATGTCCTATTTTGTGGGCGATGTCGAATTCGTAAGTGGAACATTGGATGATTGTTATAAGTGCGTCAAGTGCAGTCAGATTCTTCACGATCCCATGCAATTTCCGTGTGGGCATAG GTGTTGCAACGAATGCGTAAATGCCATGTTCGCAGTGGAGAATGGCGATCATGGAAAGTGCCCGCGCGACCTGCAAACCTTTCGACGCAAAGAAGTGTTTCCAGATGTATACGCCAGACGGGAACTGTTCGAGTTCAAGTGCTtttgttcaaacaaaaagagAGGGTGCGAATGGAAGGGTGAATACCCAAGATTTCGGGAACACTACTCCGTGTGTGCTTATGCCGACGTGAATTGCGTCTTCTCTAGGCACGGATGCGATGCAGTCGTACCGAAGTCCGAGTTAGCACATCACATAGAGAAAGACTGTCCGTTCAGATTGGTCGATTGCGAGCATTGCGAACTCGAACATCGAGCAAAGGACTCGTCGGATCATCTGAAAGAATGCCCCAGGATTCTCGTGGAATGTCCTCACGGTTGCAATCGAGACAAATTCTTCAGAGAATTGCTACCGGAACACGAAAAATCGTGCCCTAAAATGCCGACGGTTTGCGTTTTTAGCAATGTCGGCTGCAATTTTCGCGGTCCCAGAGAAAGTCTGGACGATCACATCGGTTCCAACGCACCTGAACATTTAATTCTTGCGGGTGATTTTATTGGAGTGGTCCTAGCACGGTTAGAGCTCCACCAAAAAACCGTAGATTCGTGCGTGGAAGCGAACAAGAAACACGAGGAACGATTGTCTGCGCAACAAACGATTGCGACATTGAATAAAACGTTATTCGCGCATCAAGAAAAAATGGTCAGGATGGAGGGGAGTCTTAGGCATCTGGAAAAAAGTCTCGAGCGCCTGAAGAAATCTGAGGTCGATGGTGGTGATGTTAAGAAACAATTAAACTTATTCGACGAACGGTTGTCGATAATGGGTGCAGAAATCGAGGCGATGAGGGGTTCTAGAGACCCCCCGCGATCTTCGCCATCTGGCAGTCGTGAAACGGACCGATTAGATCATCATTTAAGATTACACGAAATACAGATACAAGACCAAGCCCAGGCTATTTCCCACTTAGAAAACACTTCGTACGATGGAACCTATGTTATGAAGATTGACgatgttcaacgcagatttcaAGATGCAATTTCAGGAAAATGTACACGGATAGAGAGTCCCCCTTTTTACACTTCGCGGAGAGGTTACCGATGTCAAATGTCTGTGTATCTGAACGGAGACGGAGAGGGTCATGGAACACACATGTCCATATTTCTCGTGATGATGCGAGGAGATTTTGACGCCATACTTTCGTGGCCTTTCAAACAGAAAGTTACGTTCACGCTTATTGACCAAGAGAAGAACGATGATCATCTGGGTAGCTTCAGGCCCAGAGTTAGCGATACAAGCTGGAGACGGCCCTGTAGTACAAGGAACGTAGGATCGGGAATGCCAGTGTTTATCTTACACGAAAATTTGTCTTCTGGTGGATATATTCGCGACGATACGATGTACATAAGAGCGCAAATTGACACCGTCGGGTTACGCAACTTGTAA